AGTATTGAACAAGTCAAAGTTGTATCGAGGTATTTCATCTTCTGGGATGTCTGCTGGGACAATAGCCTTGAGAAACATGTCTTCTATGCCTACTGTGATTCCTTGAAGTTGACCTTGGATGATTTGACCATTTTCTGCATTTGTTTCAATGTGAACATCAACTATACCTGGTGTGGGTTCCCTGGGCTCCAAATCAATCTCAACCGTAGCTCTATATTTTTCCTCTTCCCTGGAATCATTTCCAACACCAACAGGAACAATACTTAGGGAGGCATTTTGAGATGCTGGATCTTTATTGTAAGGTTCACCAAGAAGAAATGGTATACGATAGGATGGAATTGACCCATATGGTGCAGATGACGAGAATTTTAACACAGTAGCATATATAGCAGGAAGTGCATCTACCTCTTCCAAAGATGTGGCAGTTTTATCTATTCCCAACATGCGATTGAAAGTATTGGATTCAAACCTCAAACAGCATGATATTCTGACTATGAGACCTGGCATATGTCTGAAGTCAGGAATGCAGGAAAAGTACTTCCTTAATGTgttcaaaatttctgcaactttagAATCCATGACACGAAGTGGCTCTTGTGGCTGATTTATTCTTGCAAATTCAGGAATGATCTGTGTATTGGAACTATCAGAAAATTCCTTTTCCTCAACAGGAGATTTGAGGTCTCTGATGATCTCCAGATAAGTAGGTTTGGTGTTACTTACAACTAAATTTGATAATGACAGAGACCAAAACTGTTTGACTAGCAACGGGACCAGACGCTCAAGGTGAATGcaggatgatatgtttttaaatGTCTTGAATTTCTGAGAAGGTCGAGGTGActgaacattgaaaaatgagGTTGGATGTGAAGAGGAAGAAATTCCAAGGATCATGTCCCCCAGATTCAGGATGTCTCTAAGCTTCTTTCCTGGAATGCAGACCAACATACGCAAATAGATCCTGCAAAATACTATATATCAGCACAAACAGGCAATCATTTTTGCAGGCCCTCTAAACCTTCTACAGCTATCTTTAACCAAGAAATAATTCATAAGCCAGAGGTGAAGGAGAAAACTAGAACATTATGTCAAGAGCAACAATTCATAATATAATACCTTGAATTATCACGGACCTCCAAATCAGGAAAATAGAGACATGTAAAAGTAAATAGACGAGATAGCCTAAGGAACAATCTAGAGCTATGGTGATGCATCAACATAGTTCGGCAAATTCCAAGAGCTCGACTTCCCTGGGACCATGATTTCATCCCCGTATCTGGGCCATGTTTCTCCACAAGGAAAATCATGAAGTTTGTGAGCAGCTCTAACAATGCACGAGGAGGTATTGCCTGATTTTCAGCAATTCTATCAAATATTGGGAAGCAATAAACCAACTTATAATCCATCCTCACATTTGGAAGCAAGTGCTTATCAAATTTCTGAAGTAAGCACTCACCCAACCAAGAATGCTTTTGACATGAGAGTAAACGGTCAACAAAAGCAACAACAACGGGAACCAGTCTCCTACTCTCCAACATCATGTCCACAAGCAACccctaaaaaacaaaacaaagaaacttGAGTACATCATGCCTGACACACAACACTGGTGAAAAAACAAGAGCTCTCAGCAGCAATGAACCTTGGAATCTGAACTCTTAAGTTACTAGCATACTATGGTACAACCTTCCAATAATTAGAATGCAACTTCTAAAATAGAAACACTCTTAAGCACCTGTAAAGTGCAAAATATTGCGGAGTCCAACATATTCCTTGTGGTGGAAGGATCGTTATTGGAATGAGACGACGAAGCAATCAAAAACTTATGGAAGGTGCGGAATGCAACGGCAGTCTCTGTGCTCCCGGGAGGCAACCATTTGAAAGAAGACACGCAAACAAGGCCATCCTCAAACAGCTTCACCGGATCAATTAACTCATCTGAACCACCTTTCAGCCTCAATACACGAGCACAAACCGAGAAAAAGGCAAGAAGGTCAAGCTTCAAGGCTTTCAAAGCCAGAGGATCAAACAAAGCAGGATAGAAAGTGGAGCACAATTCAAGGGTGGGCTTTGTCTTCTCGAAAATCATTCTATTGAAACCCAACAACCAGTGCAGCGCCAACAAGCGAAACACCAAATAATGCTGAGATTCTCTCGAAATCAACAAGAGCCTGCGAGAAACCTCTCCCTCTTGACCATCAAACGCATCCAAGAAACGCAGATACATGCTCAAAACGACATGGCACAGAATAGGGTCAAAGGAATGAATCATTCCAAACAACTGCACCTTCAGCATGGAAGGTTGCAATTCCAACGCCACAGCAACGGGAATTATCATACACACAAACTCCATCATTCCGCAAGGAGTCATCACTTGCGGCCACTCCAGCAAAAACGCTAACGCCCTCCTCAACTCCTTCACATTCAATCCCAAACCTATATCCGAACCCGAACCCGAATCCGTCACGCAATTCGGCGCGTTGAACGGAACCATCGGAACCGATGTGTTGAGAATCGAGACGTTGAGTTTCCGAGCGACGATGTTATGAATCACCGAAGTGAAGAGCAAGAGGTAACACTGCGAAGCGTGAGTTCGCTCGTTCTGGCACAGACTCCACAAGTGTCCAACCACATCCGAAAGCAATCCCGGTTTCCACCGCTCCAATTCCCTAAGGCATTCGCACGCGACGCCGCGCGTGTGCCGGTCCGAACCGAAATTCGGCCGGTTTATGACCGTCAGCAGCAACTCGACCAGCATATTCTCCGTTTGAGCCTCGACGACGACGTTTTCAGATGCGCAGATGAGAATCGAGGAGGTGGAGACCATGAATTGGTCCTTGAAGGCGGAAGCCGCGGCGTCGATGGGCGCATGGACGACGGTTTTAAACGCGTCGACGAGacggtggaggtggtggtgggagGTGAAGAAGGAGAGGGAGAATTCGTCGAGGAAGACCAGGAGTTGGAGCTTGAGGGAGAGAGGGAAGTCCTTCCGGTGAAGAGAGGAGAGAAGTAGATCGAAGAGAGGATCCAGAGAGTTCCATTTGCGGTGCACGCCATTCTGGAAGTTCTCGATTAGGGTTTCCCACTCCTGAGTTGTAAGAGGCTTCAACGGTGGTGGCGCCGCCGCTTTCTCCGCCATGCCGTTCACGCTTCGGCGAAGTTGCTCTTCACTTACTTCAAGATACTAACACACGCACGCACGCATACAACATGTGTTTCGCTCACCTGGACCGGTCGGGTTTTGGTTCGAACCATATTTAGTTTGGCCCGGcccatttcttctttcttcagttttatttttttcttaattccgAAATTCACGCaactctcttttttcctttgctATTCTCTTTCTCAGTTCTCAGTTGAATCGTCTCGAGTCGTTGCTTGACAATCGCAATCGATAAGATAAGCTAAAAAGCCTCTTTTCAGGTGTATTCTGCTGCTTAGATTTGCGCGCCTATGTAGATTTAGTGCAATTTCATCATGTAATGTTATATTCTAACAGGTGTGTTTGGATAATTGGATGCAGTATTTTGtagagagttgtgtttttttttttctgcgcACAAAACTATGTGAATTTTGacttcagttggtctgtgctgttctattattttacaaattaaattgtTCATGTTTTCTGCATTCTAGGAAGCATTGTTCCAGAAATTTCTCATCAGTTCAATCAGAAGTTATTTGTTTAAGATGTTTTCCTTTAAGCTGAAATCTGCATTTTAAATATATCCTTGTCTTCAATAGTAAATTTGGTGCATGAAAATTTCACAAACAAGTGAACATAAATATTACGTATAGATTTTTATCCTTTGCTGTTgtgggaaaataaaaaagaatatgatgTCCACTATTTGAAGTTCTATGCTTTAGAAACAAACAATTGCTACTCTACAGACAAACAATTAATATGTTTCAAGGAACAGTGAGTCTTAGAAATTCTTCTTTTTGCTCAATTTGGAGATCACCTGTTAGTTGGGGTGGTGTTGCGTTATGCTAGTTGTTGTTTGGTAATAATAAACAGTAGTCATTTTACTAATGTCTAGGTCCAAGAGAATATGTATTGTTGGATTTGAATGCATTTACTTAAATTAAGATTTAAGGGAATAATGTTCACTGGCCTCAATTTTATGCACGCTGACCAGAAAGTTGGTTGTTTTGGAAAGCTTGGGAGCACAAACATGGAAGAATATAATAAGAGCAGAGTGAAGAAGGCAAGGTTGAACTCATTGCTGACAACCTTGCTAGATGATCCTATACTTTCTGATTTCCCCAAGAACCCAACTTTTGCAGATGTTGACACTCTGATCAACCTTGAAATGGGTAGCGCCATGCGCATTTCTGTCCTGAAATTGGATGGAACTACATTTGGTAATACTTACATTACTATTCACTATtgcaaattgaaaatttaaagcTCTGATCTGATTCATTACTTATTTTGGTGGTGTAAGATGTGACAGTGATGAATTCAGCGACAGTCAAGGATTGAAACTTGCCATCAAGAAGAAGGTAAATGACATGGAACAATCCAGCATGGGTCACCGGCATATTTCCTGGTGAGTTgcagttttctttttctctttccattGCCATTTCTTTTCTCAAAATGAGAAAGAAGTTAGTGCACTACTTTGCTGTGCTCCAGAAGCTACTGCTCATTGCAATAGCACTCAAGTCAATggtataatatttgattttatagcAATAGTTCATCTCTGGAAATCCTGATTTTGTGCAACTCTGTATTACAAAAACTTATGTAATTGCAGGAAGCACATATGTGAAAATTATTGTTTGTCATGCCATAACAACAAGCTCCTAGACGATAATGATGCACTTCAACATTTTGGTGTGAGAAATAATTCTCAGGTTAGCCTTTTGTGTTCTGCATTCAAatggattttgtatcttttCTCAGCTAACTCACTTTCTCTACATTATTCTCTTTTTCCAATATTGGAATTTTAAGCATCACATATCCTTAAAATAATCGTTCTTCCTATGGCATTGTTTTATTATACTCGTTCTCATATTTATGTTCAAACAAATCTCGTAAAAAGCTTTGATTGATAACCTTTTTTTCCTGAAAAATGTTATGTTTTGCTTGCATCTTAATTTGTTACATTATCTTAGCAAATAGGGCATGTCATTTCAAATAGAATTATATTGCTTAGTATAATGAAATCTAGAATTTGAGTTCAAGAAATCAGTCCTTTCTCTGATCTTGTGTTTTGATATTTCATTGTTgagttttatttacaaattctttAGTTTTTCTTGCTTTGTCCACTTATTGAATGACATCTTTAACAGTGTAATTTACTGGTATTTTATTCCTGTGCAGGTTCAATTTTGTCTCCTATGTCATGACAAAAGAATCTCGGAGGCACTCGAAGAGGAGAAAGCACCATTTTTTTCATGGCCTTAATAGGCGCTCCTGATCAAACAAACCACCATGCTGAAAGACTGAAATCCTTGTTGATACGGTCTGTTCTCATTACTTGGAT
Above is a window of Glycine soja cultivar W05 chromosome 12, ASM419377v2, whole genome shotgun sequence DNA encoding:
- the LOC114379241 gene encoding AP-5 complex subunit beta-1-like, giving the protein MAEKAAAPPPLKPLTTQEWETLIENFQNGVHRKWNSLDPLFDLLLSSLHRKDFPLSLKLQLLVFLDEFSLSFFTSHHHLHRLVDAFKTVVHAPIDAAASAFKDQFMVSTSSILICASENVVVEAQTENMLVELLLTVINRPNFGSDRHTRGVACECLRELERWKPGLLSDVVGHLWSLCQNERTHASQCYLLLFTSVIHNIVARKLNVSILNTSVPMVPFNAPNCVTDSGSGSDIGLGLNVKELRRALAFLLEWPQVMTPCGMMEFVCMIIPVAVALELQPSMLKVQLFGMIHSFDPILCHVVLSMYLRFLDAFDGQEGEVSRRLLLISRESQHYLVFRLLALHWLLGFNRMIFEKTKPTLELCSTFYPALFDPLALKALKLDLLAFFSVCARVLRLKGGSDELIDPVKLFEDGLVCVSSFKWLPPGSTETAVAFRTFHKFLIASSSHSNNDPSTTRNMLDSAIFCTLQGLLVDMMLESRRLVPVVVAFVDRLLSCQKHSWLGECLLQKFDKHLLPNVRMDYKLVYCFPIFDRIAENQAIPPRALLELLTNFMIFLVEKHGPDTGMKSWSQGSRALGICRTMLMHHHSSRLFLRLSRLFTFTCLYFPDLEVRDNSRIYLRMLVCIPGKKLRDILNLGDMILGISSSSHPTSFFNVQSPRPSQKFKTFKNISSCIHLERLVPLLVKQFWSLSLSNLVVSNTKPTYLEIIRDLKSPVEEKEFSDSSNTQIIPEFARINQPQEPLRVMDSKVAEILNTLRKYFSCIPDFRHMPGLIVRISCCLRFESNTFNRMLGIDKTATSLEEVDALPAIYATVLKFSSSAPYGSIPSYRIPFLLGEPYNKDPASQNASLSIVPVGVGNDSREEEKYRATVEIDLEPREPTPGIVDVHIETNAENGQIIQGQLQGITVGIEDMFLKAIVPADIPEDEIPRYNFDLFNTLWEACGSSSSTGRETFQLKGGKGIAAISGTQSVKLLDVPATSLIQATERHLARFVVGVSGEPLIDAIWEGGIIQNVIWEDASPDATSVANHDTGPLRLTYNDEEYEKGAISNSRKRNLGCFLVLIFLPPRFHLLFQMEVGDLSTLVRIRTDHWPSLAYIDDYLEALYLS